A genome region from Citrobacter rodentium NBRC 105723 = DSM 16636 includes the following:
- the virB9 gene encoding P-type conjugative transfer protein VirB9 — protein sequence MMKKLFIATCLLLPGLVYSAATPLPSGFDARMQTVSYNGANTTVIRSKTGFLTSVVFDEGEAVISAKAGFPAGWEITTDDNVVYINPRPVVQEQEGDEGEKLKKVFQPTEKEWDTNLFVRTTKRIYSLDLILLSEEKQAQPAYVVQFRYPSEIAKKNAEEVRLAKEKQEKLRQKKLISESFEKADAPKNWDYFMRVNEKYDSRRIAPDFAYDNGIFTFLGFNSGKVFPAPFAVRDGQEQTLAFNVETKGKYKIMVIHNVNDKFVLRYGNSVVGVVNKSFGKVLTDQRNTSSPAVERVEVNND from the coding sequence ATGATGAAGAAATTATTTATTGCTACATGTTTATTGCTTCCTGGGCTTGTGTATTCAGCAGCGACTCCGTTACCTTCTGGATTTGATGCAAGGATGCAGACTGTGAGTTATAACGGTGCGAATACGACCGTTATCCGGTCAAAGACAGGATTTCTCACATCAGTTGTTTTTGATGAAGGTGAGGCTGTTATCAGTGCAAAGGCTGGTTTTCCTGCCGGATGGGAAATCACAACCGATGATAATGTTGTTTACATCAATCCGCGTCCCGTTGTTCAGGAACAGGAAGGCGATGAAGGCGAAAAACTGAAAAAGGTTTTCCAGCCAACAGAAAAGGAATGGGACACGAATCTTTTTGTCAGAACAACAAAGCGGATTTACAGTCTTGATCTAATCCTTCTGTCAGAAGAAAAACAAGCGCAACCTGCTTATGTTGTACAATTCCGCTATCCATCAGAAATAGCGAAAAAGAATGCAGAAGAAGTAAGGCTGGCAAAAGAAAAACAGGAAAAACTCAGACAGAAGAAACTGATTTCTGAAAGTTTTGAAAAAGCCGATGCGCCTAAAAACTGGGATTATTTCATGCGAGTCAATGAAAAATATGACAGTCGTCGTATCGCCCCTGATTTTGCTTATGATAATGGCATATTTACCTTTTTAGGTTTTAACTCAGGGAAAGTATTCCCAGCTCCATTTGCTGTAAGAGATGGTCAGGAACAGACACTTGCTTTTAATGTGGAAACAAAAGGCAAGTATAAAATCATGGTTATCCACAACGTTAATGACAAATTTGTTTTACGCTATGGAAACAGCGTTGTTGGTGTTGTGAATAAATCTTTCGGAAAAGTATTAACCGACCAGAGGAATACATCTTCTCCTGCGGTAGAACGTGTTGAGGTGAATAATGACTGA
- the virB10 gene encoding VirB10/TraB/TrbI family type IV secretion system protein — protein sequence MTDMKKTDDLVDDANQSKLESKPVHDIGDIRNKNNRMRSGFLFGLMAVLVIGIFALKTYKNYFADDQQKASELTGDTSISQVSKIRTGLGQNFDPVENKAIINPGATGSGNTVSDGHKEVPQEGFRKYLSIPVAGQGGSQTGASGSSRTSQTSEPQEERKESKENVPGKSGMKVTAINLDPDLYIEENRLIPCALTTRFVSDVAGRISCVFTEDVWSANHHTKLLEQGTKAFGRYQTGTLNHGQGRMFVMWEQLRTPDNKRIDMVNTAAAGPLGEAGIDGWIDSHFWERFGGSLMLSMVQDVAAAAADNAPGKDRNVDYTENSRQAMAEMAKVALENSINIPPTMYKNQGDIITIMVGEDIDFSDIYELKVK from the coding sequence ATGACTGATATGAAAAAAACAGATGATTTAGTTGATGATGCGAATCAGTCAAAGCTGGAAAGTAAACCCGTTCATGATATCGGTGATATCAGGAACAAAAATAATCGTATGCGTTCTGGCTTTCTGTTTGGTCTGATGGCTGTATTAGTTATTGGTATTTTTGCGCTGAAAACATATAAAAATTATTTTGCAGATGACCAGCAGAAAGCATCAGAATTAACAGGCGATACCAGCATTTCTCAGGTCAGTAAAATCCGTACTGGTCTTGGTCAGAATTTTGACCCTGTTGAGAACAAAGCAATTATCAATCCAGGCGCTACTGGTTCTGGTAATACTGTTTCTGACGGTCATAAAGAAGTGCCACAGGAGGGGTTCAGGAAATATTTGTCAATACCTGTTGCTGGTCAGGGAGGGAGTCAGACTGGCGCGAGTGGCAGCAGCAGGACATCGCAGACATCAGAGCCACAGGAAGAAAGGAAAGAATCAAAAGAAAATGTGCCTGGTAAATCAGGAATGAAAGTGACTGCGATTAATCTCGATCCTGATCTCTATATTGAGGAAAACAGGCTTATACCGTGTGCTTTAACCACACGCTTTGTTTCTGATGTTGCAGGTCGTATCAGTTGTGTTTTTACAGAAGATGTATGGAGTGCTAATCACCACACAAAATTACTGGAACAGGGAACTAAGGCTTTTGGTCGTTACCAGACCGGAACGCTGAATCATGGACAGGGCAGAATGTTCGTTATGTGGGAGCAGTTGCGGACGCCTGATAATAAACGAATCGATATGGTAAATACAGCAGCGGCTGGTCCCCTGGGGGAAGCAGGCATTGATGGATGGATCGATTCTCACTTCTGGGAGCGTTTTGGTGGTTCTCTTATGCTCAGTATGGTTCAGGATGTAGCGGCGGCGGCGGCGGATAATGCACCTGGTAAAGATCGTAATGTGGATTATACCGAAAACTCACGACAGGCAATGGCTGAAATGGCTAAAGTCGCACTTGAGAATTCGATAAATATTCCTCCAACAATGTATAAAAACCAAGGTGACATAATCACTATTATGGTCGGGGAAGACATTGATTTTTCTGATATCTATGAGTTAAAGGTAAAATAG
- the virB11 gene encoding P-type DNA transfer ATPase VirB11 gives MSGVIPVSISNKSLDFYKNQVFQSFLDIEGLTEIAVNRPGEIWTEINGDWTFHNNDGVTFDFCKRFSQTLASFRGDEIGDTKPLLSATLESGERVQVVFPPACERNTISITIRKPSTRQITHKEYVANGFYDYVQSGKKHRTYDDELLDLFRARNIAAFMELAVAAGKTIVFAGATGSGKTTYMKSLIDFIPLNTRLITIEDAEEIKFFIHKNYVHLFYPSESGSDSGSIITAAKLIKSCLRMKPDRILLAEIKGGDAWDFVKVAGSGHSGSMTSIHAASAKDAIIQMVTKCYQNRECQNLPFDVLRKIIMDSIDIVVHVGRDGVVRHMSDIYYKGAECENF, from the coding sequence ATGAGTGGCGTTATTCCTGTCAGCATTAGCAATAAATCGCTCGATTTTTATAAAAATCAAGTATTCCAGTCTTTTCTTGATATTGAAGGGCTAACAGAAATTGCTGTCAACCGTCCTGGTGAAATCTGGACGGAAATTAATGGTGACTGGACATTCCATAATAATGACGGTGTGACCTTTGATTTTTGTAAACGGTTTTCTCAGACGCTGGCATCATTTCGGGGAGATGAAATCGGCGATACCAAGCCATTACTTTCAGCAACACTGGAATCAGGAGAACGTGTACAGGTCGTTTTTCCTCCTGCATGTGAGAGAAATACTATTTCAATCACTATACGTAAACCATCGACACGGCAGATAACGCATAAAGAATATGTGGCGAACGGTTTTTATGATTATGTCCAGTCAGGAAAAAAACACAGGACATACGATGATGAGCTTCTTGATTTATTCAGAGCGAGAAATATCGCTGCTTTTATGGAGCTTGCCGTAGCAGCAGGGAAAACCATTGTATTTGCCGGAGCAACGGGTTCCGGTAAAACAACCTATATGAAGAGTCTTATCGATTTCATACCATTGAATACGCGGCTGATTACGATTGAAGATGCGGAGGAAATCAAATTTTTTATTCATAAAAATTATGTGCATCTTTTTTACCCTTCGGAATCCGGCAGTGATTCCGGCTCTATCATAACAGCAGCGAAATTAATCAAATCCTGTTTGAGAATGAAACCTGACAGAATTTTACTGGCGGAAATTAAAGGTGGCGATGCCTGGGATTTTGTGAAAGTTGCTGGTTCTGGTCACAGTGGAAGCATGACGTCCATTCACGCGGCCTCGGCAAAAGATGCCATCATTCAGATGGTGACAAAATGTTATCAGAACAGAGAATGTCAAAATCTTCCTTTTGATGTTCTTCGTAAAATCATTATGGACAGTATTGATATTGTTGTTCATGTAGGCAGGGATGGTGTTGTCAGGCATATGAGCGACATCTATTACAAAGGGGCTGAATGTGAAAACTTTTAA
- the taxB gene encoding relaxosome-coupling protein TaxB, which produces MKTFNKSQSVFIFAVMLVAAWFAGSFIFFVLYFSQIKNLKPLKAVFRSIDAYRMDIFTDSLTLSVVTTDIRVLAFVALGAGFVVSLIIPVAALIKLNEKKDNIFGDARFATTNDIRESNSFTLDGDEKDGIIVGIKDKKIIRYVGAAFSAMGAGTRAGKGAGIVITNLMKYWWSVIILDPKRECFNITSLIRKVILGHEVYKFDPFSPVTHRFNPLYYVSMGTSEGFNQLENLALIIYPYKTDGADAGSYLNKTAGGVFKSYAVALWFMIKNDKAGLKTLDIEPVFSMSKINQLFERAEPEHLLSFMNDIRSELRGKDKTLADIGVAGLKAFIEMEDKTKAQLKSNFLNGLSPFANPNVANATDGNDFDLRQVRKKRMTIYFCISGDNARLAEKITNIFFQLAIQVNLEKMPTDDPEIKHDCLFLLDEFPSIGAVDYIKSKSGLIAGYKLKLLIVYQVGSQLEEIYSYAGSKTLLASAPCKIVYSASDVKDARELSEAMGTRTVTIGSKSKSRSRGGTSRSESESLIERPLVTTNELLTLKFSEEILAMKGENPIRCEKAFYYLHEYFFGDFVKVAPELANIFPRKKGKLVMPPQKVFENEIVAKGYLAVKEVPDLDKAA; this is translated from the coding sequence GTGAAAACTTTTAATAAGTCGCAATCTGTTTTTATATTTGCTGTTATGCTTGTTGCGGCATGGTTTGCAGGTTCATTTATTTTCTTTGTGCTTTACTTCAGCCAGATAAAGAATCTGAAACCATTGAAGGCTGTGTTCAGATCCATTGATGCGTACAGGATGGATATTTTTACAGACAGCCTTACTTTATCTGTTGTGACTACGGATATCAGAGTTTTAGCCTTTGTTGCACTTGGAGCAGGATTTGTCGTGTCTCTTATTATCCCTGTTGCGGCGTTAATAAAACTGAACGAGAAGAAAGATAATATTTTTGGTGATGCGCGATTTGCGACAACTAATGATATTCGTGAGTCTAACAGTTTCACGCTTGACGGTGACGAAAAAGACGGGATTATCGTTGGTATAAAAGACAAGAAAATCATACGCTATGTGGGAGCAGCATTCAGTGCGATGGGAGCCGGAACAAGGGCTGGTAAAGGTGCAGGTATAGTCATCACTAATCTTATGAAGTACTGGTGGAGTGTTATTATTCTCGATCCAAAAAGGGAGTGTTTTAATATCACCAGTCTTATCAGGAAGGTGATTTTAGGTCATGAGGTTTATAAATTTGATCCCTTTAGTCCGGTAACGCACCGCTTTAACCCTTTGTATTATGTCAGCATGGGAACGAGTGAAGGTTTTAATCAGCTTGAAAATCTTGCGTTGATTATTTACCCCTATAAGACAGATGGTGCGGATGCTGGTAGCTATCTTAATAAGACGGCGGGGGGTGTTTTTAAATCTTATGCTGTCGCTTTATGGTTTATGATTAAGAATGATAAGGCTGGACTAAAAACGCTTGATATTGAGCCTGTCTTCTCAATGTCTAAAATTAATCAGCTTTTTGAGCGTGCAGAACCCGAACATCTTCTTTCATTCATGAATGATATTCGTTCAGAATTAAGGGGGAAAGACAAAACGCTTGCTGATATTGGTGTCGCTGGCCTTAAGGCATTCATTGAGATGGAGGATAAAACAAAAGCACAACTCAAAAGCAACTTTCTTAATGGATTATCACCGTTTGCTAACCCCAATGTGGCAAATGCTACTGATGGAAATGATTTTGATTTGCGGCAGGTGCGGAAAAAGCGGATGACAATTTATTTCTGTATTTCTGGTGATAATGCCAGGTTGGCTGAAAAAATAACAAATATTTTCTTTCAGCTTGCTATACAGGTGAATCTTGAAAAGATGCCAACGGATGATCCGGAAATAAAACATGACTGCCTTTTTCTACTGGATGAATTCCCGTCAATTGGTGCTGTAGATTACATCAAGAGTAAATCTGGACTCATTGCTGGTTACAAGCTGAAATTGTTGATTGTTTACCAGGTCGGCTCTCAGCTTGAGGAAATCTACAGTTATGCAGGCAGTAAAACATTACTGGCAAGTGCACCCTGTAAAATCGTTTATTCCGCTTCTGATGTTAAAGATGCGCGGGAGTTATCAGAAGCGATGGGAACACGAACAGTAACTATCGGTTCGAAAAGCAAAAGTCGTAGTCGTGGAGGAACATCGAGATCTGAATCAGAAAGCCTTATTGAGCGTCCACTGGTAACAACAAATGAACTACTTACACTGAAATTTAGTGAAGAAATCCTGGCAATGAAGGGAGAAAACCCGATTCGTTGTGAAAAGGCATTCTACTATCTCCATGAGTATTTCTTTGGTGATTTTGTGAAGGTTGCTCCGGAACTTGCAAACATTTTCCCCAGGAAGAAAGGAAAGCTGGTTATGCCTCCACAGAAAGTATTTGAAAATGAAATCGTCGCAAAAGGGTATCTGGCAGTAAAAGAAGTTCCTGATCTCGATAAAGCGGCATAA
- a CDS encoding cag pathogenicity island Cag12 family protein, translated as MMKKLVFLLISILAGCSSPPEPTPVQFEKANEVINPSLPYVPDFHGVIKSDVSGKGWVYEITSLSGVQARTPTFYYALAHADRIVVTTHDAGLWFRIRDLLKMEGATAVVEWRNEKSFLPEQGKIVFIKAQNEVKNDWKK; from the coding sequence ATGATGAAGAAGTTAGTGTTTTTATTGATTTCTATCCTTGCTGGTTGTTCATCACCGCCAGAGCCAACACCCGTGCAGTTTGAAAAGGCAAATGAAGTGATCAATCCCTCATTGCCATATGTCCCCGATTTTCACGGTGTCATAAAGTCAGACGTTAGCGGTAAAGGATGGGTTTATGAGATCACTTCCTTATCCGGAGTACAGGCCAGAACGCCGACGTTTTATTACGCTCTGGCTCATGCGGACAGGATTGTAGTGACAACACATGATGCTGGGCTGTGGTTTCGAATCAGAGATCTGTTGAAGATGGAAGGGGCAACAGCAGTCGTGGAGTGGCGAAACGAGAAAAGTTTTTTACCTGAACAGGGAAAAATAGTTTTCATTAAAGCACAAAACGAGGTGAAAAATGACTGGAAAAAATAG
- a CDS encoding TrbM/KikA/MpfK family conjugal transfer protein: MTGKNRVVLPALLALGLISTNANASDPCASVLCLYGKAVGQGGGSECRSAEKDFFNILKKKKGSIRWSKTFDARKAFLNQCSTADPAAISKIMSKFGRVRG, from the coding sequence ATGACTGGAAAAAATAGAGTGGTTTTACCTGCCTTGCTGGCGTTAGGATTAATATCAACAAATGCTAATGCATCTGATCCTTGCGCTTCGGTACTTTGCTTATATGGAAAAGCAGTCGGGCAAGGTGGAGGGAGTGAGTGCAGAAGTGCTGAAAAGGATTTTTTTAATATTCTGAAAAAGAAAAAAGGAAGCATTCGCTGGAGTAAAACATTTGATGCCCGTAAAGCATTTCTGAATCAGTGTTCAACGGCTGATCCTGCTGCTATATCGAAAATCATGAGTAAGTTTGGTCGTGTCAGAGGTTAA
- a CDS encoding YadA-like family protein → MKVTKSIIAILLCLSAGSAYADCEYHLTGNKETLNISDCVDGVKGIANSALSNSQNAQNVANGAASTAQNAQSVANTAASTAQNAQTAANKAQTTANEANSAAQNAQNTANTAQNTANSANTVAQNAQSTANQAIKDAAEKAEAAEKNANNYTDNKITDAKNELNTNIDSAKNDAINSSNSYTDSKISDTKTELNASIDKAKNDAISSSNSYTDSKISDAKTELNANIDKAKNDAISSSNSYTDNKISDTKTELNASIDKAKNDAVSSSNSYTDSKISDTKTELNASIDKAKNDAVSSSNSYTDSKISDTKTELNTNINNAKNEAISTSNNYTDKKYQQGISYTNEKYEQSIQYAQNAADKAELNANNYTDNRFSQLSNQSNQRFEQLNSKIERAEKRLNAGIAGVTAISSIPYVAENSFSYGIGVGNYQNGNAIAAGIQYKTSLNTNVRLNVSWDSSHNTVLGAGFAGGW, encoded by the coding sequence ATGAAAGTAACCAAATCTATTATAGCTATTTTATTGTGCTTATCTGCTGGTAGTGCATATGCAGATTGTGAGTATCACCTTACGGGTAACAAGGAGACTCTTAACATTTCGGATTGTGTCGATGGTGTAAAAGGCATAGCTAATAGTGCACTGTCAAACTCACAGAATGCACAAAATGTTGCAAATGGTGCTGCTTCTACAGCGCAAAATGCACAGTCTGTTGCGAATACTGCTGCGTCTACTGCGCAAAACGCACAAACAGCCGCGAATAAAGCTCAGACAACAGCAAATGAGGCTAATTCAGCGGCACAGAATGCACAGAACACAGCGAATACGGCGCAAAATACAGCGAACTCTGCTAATACGGTTGCTCAAAATGCTCAATCGACAGCTAACCAGGCAATCAAAGATGCGGCAGAAAAAGCTGAAGCGGCAGAAAAGAACGCAAACAACTATACAGACAATAAAATTACAGATGCTAAAAATGAACTGAATACGAATATTGATAGTGCGAAGAATGACGCGATCAATTCGTCGAACAGTTACACTGACAGCAAAATCAGTGACACGAAGACAGAACTGAACGCCAGTATCGACAAGGCGAAGAACGACGCGATCAGTTCGTCGAACAGCTACACCGACAGCAAAATCAGTGATGCGAAGACGGAACTGAACGCCAATATTGATAAGGCGAAGAATGACGCGATCAGTTCATCCAACAGTTATACTGACAATAAAATCAGTGACACGAAGACGGAGCTGAACGCCAGTATCGACAAGGCAAAGAACGACGCGGTCAGTTCGTCGAATAGTTACACTGACAGCAAAATCAGTGACACGAAGACAGAACTGAACGCCAGTATCGACAAGGCAAAGAACGACGCGGTCAGTTCATCCAACAGTTATACTGACAGTAAAATCAGTGATACGAAAACAGAGTTGAATACCAATATCAACAATGCCAAAAATGAGGCAATCAGCACATCAAACAACTATACGGATAAGAAATATCAACAAGGTATCAGTTATACCAATGAAAAATACGAGCAAAGCATACAGTATGCTCAGAATGCAGCCGATAAAGCTGAACTAAATGCGAATAACTATACAGATAACCGATTCAGTCAGTTAAGCAATCAATCAAATCAGCGGTTCGAACAATTAAACAGTAAAATTGAACGTGCGGAAAAACGTCTTAATGCCGGTATTGCAGGTGTAACAGCAATATCATCAATCCCGTATGTTGCTGAAAATAGTTTCTCATATGGTATTGGCGTTGGTAATTATCAGAATGGAAATGCGATTGCAGCAGGCATTCAATATAAAACGTCATTAAACACAAACGTGCGCCTTAACGTTTCATGGGATTCATCTCATAACACTGTTCTTGGCGCAGGTTTTGCGGGTGGCTGGTAA
- a CDS encoding thermonuclease family protein: protein MRILLSVILFLFTAFQSANAGGIPDALAGILSTFNQEIQGKVIRVLDGDTIEVLQDKKPVRIRLANIDAPEKKQAFGRWSANQLKALLAGQSVTVSYTQTDRYGRIIGRVFTTNGTDASRFMVQSGAAWVYERYNADESLPALQREAQEQKRGLWADTNPVPPWEWRIRN, encoded by the coding sequence ATGAGGATTTTGTTAAGCGTGATTTTATTCCTGTTTACTGCTTTTCAGTCTGCAAATGCAGGTGGAATACCTGATGCTTTAGCAGGAATACTTTCTACATTTAACCAGGAAATCCAGGGGAAAGTTATTCGTGTTCTCGATGGCGATACCATTGAAGTATTGCAGGATAAAAAGCCTGTCAGGATTCGCCTGGCAAACATTGATGCACCGGAGAAAAAACAGGCTTTCGGGCGCTGGTCAGCAAATCAGCTTAAAGCTCTGCTCGCAGGACAATCAGTTACCGTCTCTTATACGCAGACAGACCGCTACGGACGCATTATCGGTCGTGTGTTCACGACGAACGGCACGGATGCCAGCCGCTTTATGGTTCAGTCTGGCGCTGCATGGGTATATGAACGTTACAACGCGGATGAGTCATTACCGGCTTTGCAACGGGAAGCGCAGGAACAAAAGCGTGGTTTATGGGCTGATACAAATCCGGTTCCACCGTGGGAATGGCGTATTAGAAATTAA